A DNA window from Oryzias latipes chromosome 5, ASM223467v1 contains the following coding sequences:
- the LOC101174731 gene encoding olfactory receptor 51D1-like produces MDGGWMKHKGRVWMDGGWMKHKGRVWMDGGWMKHGDAASPPCPLQLLLFRDTFASAFVKNLLVVLVWLFLTYINLTLVATFFRHQTFYEDPRYILFTHMVINDGIQLTVTVSLFILSYAVYKINVSLCCVFILVAVFTTRNTPINLASMAIERYVAVCEPLRYAEVCTVRRTYLAIGLMWFLCAAPDVTDLFVTLATEPLSFFHDSVFCLRPNVFKDPILASKRQAFDIIYFCCVFLTLLFTYLKVLCAARAVSAHRASAQKATNTILLHGAQLAMCLLSYVSPSVEVLLHAIFPGRVLEIRYANYLIVYILPRFLSPIIYGVRDVKFRRSLRMYLVCYRCGGADNNS; encoded by the exons atggatggaggttgGATGAAGCATAAAGGacgtgtttggatggatggaggttgGATGAAGCATAAAGGacgtgtttggatggatggaggttgGATGAAGCACGGTGACGCGGCGTCTCCTCCctgtcctctgcagctcctgctttTCAGAGACACTTTTGCTTCGGCGTTCGTGAAGAACCTGCTGGTGGTTCTGGTCTGGCTCTTCCTCACCTACATCAACCTGACTCTGGTGGCGACATTCTTCAGACATCAG ACGTTCTACGAAGACCCTCGGTACATCCTCTTCACCCACATGGTGATCAATGACGGCATCCAGCTCACCGTCACCGTCTCCCTCTTCATTCTCAGCTACGCCGTCTATAAGATCAACGTGTCCCTCTGCTGTGTCTTCATCCTGGTGGCGGTCTTCACCACCAGGAACACGCCCATAAACCTGGCCAGCATGGCCATCGAGCGCTACGTGGCCGTCTGTGAGCCTCTGCGCTACGCAGAAGTCTGCACGGTGAGGAGGACGTACCTGGCCATCGGGCTGATGTGGTTCCTGTGTGCGGCTCCGGACGTCACCGACCTGTTTGTGACTCTGGCCACCGAACCGCTCAGCTTCTTTCACGACTCGGTGTTCTGCTTACGGCCAAACGTCTTCAAAGACCCCATCCTGGCCTCCAAGCGGCAAGCTTTCGACATCATCTACTTCTGCTGCGTGTTCCTGACGCTGCTCTTCACCTACCTGAAGGTCCTGTGCGCTGCCAGAGCCGTGTCCGCCCACAGGGCGTCGGCTCAGAAGGCCACCAACACCATCCTCCTCCACGGAGCTCAGCTGGCCATGTGCCTGCTGTCCTACGTCTCCCCGAGTGTGGAGGTGCTTCTGCACGCCATCTTCCCGGGTCGCGTTCTAGAAATCCGATATGCAAACTACCTGATAGTCTACATCCTGCCTCGGTTCCTGAGCCCCATCATTTATGGAGTGAGGGACGTGAAGTTCAGGAGATCCCTGCGGATGTACCTCGTCTGCTACAGGTGCGGGGGGGCTGACAACAACTCATGA
- the LOC101174983 gene encoding uncharacterized protein LOC101174983, with amino-acid sequence MSGMNSSAAALPKDSFANAVTKNVMAVLVWLAISVINVSMVRTFLQHRAFYENPRYIMFICMVVNDALQLSLVTALYVVSYVFRKIPVLVCCPLVRPNAVRGGSVCVGGFSGLKGPDQGSAAWGSGTSCDSFTLHVVFVPHCSKVFIGEHQLNPVWHKKSFILKGSQSKKAFSHFEKKLVSVHTQAKKKNDSFFILNVKEVGSESGSESGGVRPKRLFHCWKSSGSLMRQSCWSSLRGVGGHGPRPQRVLVCSRQIMAAVFTTRSTPLILAGMAVERFVSICFPLHYSQTCTVRRTLLLISIILILTAAPPATDLLIGTLTEPPTFFQSAVFCDHSLLFRHASVYYKNCVFDGLYLSSVALTLLYTYCRIMLAARAASAGLASVNRARNTVLLHGVQVGVTGGRRSPVCSVSCLSLQSGFFQMLRPCHFMYFMYVLHGGRVMACTCTVLPSSKAPSASQSQSRSHAGAECQASTKGKAGTLQRGGRQGGNRTLRTRSTAIPLEPRGEVKVGAAGSDPVLSRLFQLMLCMLAFVVPSLQAALISLFPLLILEIRYIFFLLVYIIPRFLSPVIYGCRDQLFRKYWIQNVSCRRRGASRVLPALRRDAKPPFPRVCTHPL; translated from the exons ATGTCAGGGATGAACTCCAGCGCCGCCGCTCTGCCCAAAGACAGCTTTGCCAACGCTGTGACCAAGAACGTCATGGCCGTGCTGGTGTGGCTGGCCATCAGCGTGATCAACGTCAGCATGGTGCGGACCTTCCTGCAGCACAG AGCGTTCTACGAGAACCCCCGCTACATCATGTTCATCTGCATGGTGGTCAACGACGCCCTGCAGCTGAGTCTGGTCACGGCGCTCTACGTGGTCAGCTACGTCTTCAGGAAGATCCCGGTGCTGGTCTGCTGCCCTCTGGTACGTCCTAATGCAGTGAGGGGgggttctgtgtgtgtgggggggttctCTGGTTTAAAAGGTccagaccaggggtctgcagcctGGGGCTCAGGAACCTCATGTGACTCTTTCACCCTCCATGTTGTTTTTGTCCCACATTGTTCAAAAGTTTTCATAGGAGAACATCAGCTGAATCCTGTTTGGCACaagaagtcttttattttgaaaggaagtcaaagtaaaaaagctttttcacattttgagaAAAAGCTCGTTTCGGTTCATACTCAAGCAAAGAAGAAGAATGATTCCTTTTTCATCTTAAATGTGAAGGAAGTTGGATCAGAATCAGGTTCAGAATCAGGAGGAGTTCGACCCAAACGGCTCTTCCACTGCTGGAAGAGCTCCGGTTCTCTGATGAGACAGTCATGCTGGTCGTCTCTCAGAGGTGTCGGTGGACACGGTCCCCGTCCTCAGCGTGTCCTCGTTTGTTCTCGTCAGATCATGGCGGCGGTGTTCACCACCCGCTCCACCCCTCTCATCCTCGCCGGCATGGCCGTGGAGCGCTTCGTCTCCATCTGCTTTCCCCTCCACTACAGCCAGACGTGCACGGTGCGCCGCACGCTCCTCCTCATCAgcatcatcctcatcctcacgGCCGCCCCCCCTGCCACAGACCTCCTCATCGGCACCCTCACAGAGCCCCCGACCTTCTTCCAAAGCGCCGTTTTCTGTGACCACTCGCTGCTCTTCCGCCACGCCTCCGTCTACTACAAGAACTGCGTGTTCGACGGGCTGTACCTGTCCTCCGTGGCCCTCACGCTGCTCTACACCTACTGCAGGATCATGCTGGCGGCGCGGGCCGCCTCCGCCGGCCTGGCCTCGGTCAACCGGGCCAGGAACACCGTCCTGCTGCACGGGGTGCAGGTGGGTGTCACGGGGGGGCGGCGGTCTCCAGTTTGCTCTGTTTCCTGTTTAAGTTTACAGTCGGGATTCTTTCAAATGCTAAGGCCGTGTCACTTCATGTACTTCATGTACGTACTGCACGGAGGAAGGGTCATGGCGTGTACTTGTACTGTTCTGCCTTCCTCTAAGGCCCCAAGTGCTTCACAGTCTCAGTCCCGTTCACACGCTGGTGCCGAATGCCAAGCTTCCACCAAAGGCAAGGCGGGGACACTTCAACGGGGAGGCAGGCagggtgggaatcgaaccctccGTACGAGGTCGACCGCcataccgct CGAACCCAGAGGTGAGGTCAAAGTTGGTGCGGCCGGTTCTGACCCGGTCCTCTCCCGTCTGTTCCAGCTGATGCTCTGCATGCTGGCCTTCGTGGTTCCCTCCCTGCAGGCCGCTCTCATCTCTCTCTTCCCGCTGCTGATCCTGGAGATCCGGTACATCTTCTTCCTGCTGGTCTACATCATCCCTCGCTTCCTGAGCCCCGTGATCTACGGCTGCAGGGACCAGCTCTTCAGGAAGTACTGGATCCAGAACGTGTCCTGTCGGCGTCGCGGGGCGTCGAGGGTCCTGCCTGCGCTTAGGAGAGACGCCAAGCCTCCTTTTCCTCGGGTCTGCACTCATCCTCTGTAG